One Vairimorpha necatrix chromosome 7, complete sequence DNA segment encodes these proteins:
- a CDS encoding importin subunit beta has product MERKDIEQCLYNALQPDDSIRREAELKITDLQSKNYCFFLQNITNIFIDPNTPVQLKMIAGIILKNSLHSSDSKIQGIYEQKWCEMAHETREIMKNLLTNIFADQNEKIYNLAGSAIGYIARIELNNNLSFDFFNKMEQQVTEEAKSPAVFEAVSTCCVTLSDETNFNFDQFIENIFNICTMKLELKQSSVIVKETSLKCLMNCFKTISTIFKNENFILKFLNCIAITASTDPKLIYKSLICLNRFVFLNHQIISDKIPDIINYINNFWNFPSDNVSVQVVEFWTILAEIKGIDYIEKNLDFLLPNILRLMKKNEDYNDQSWNAHKASAYFLETISEIYGCEIFFNNTVFKFIEGELNSEDKKRIDIGAITLGSVITKECDQQLVNFIKILIFYMRDLEIQESCLWALAKICETNFLAVVEHLTSLLQQACEIIILKESSATTAAWILNSIFISLQNLKVKKVYSGRFPIETQMALRDYAIKQMKEYYTEILKILISATENVALENSTLRVALFSAMAEQIRLGDSEYSEMLDNVLVYCQNKICECAAAINKASANYVPIIEDVLSNYIILSECVAAKRKKDSSLILLPSYISVLKSRFSSAIGEVYIAVTSNILDFSNNLEDFVPFIIRDLACLDSFILKSTINLVGCMANSIPQNFFHLSTQFIPLLVQNLSSKQVAKEVKTQILSVFGDIAMSLEINFEQYLEMSMMIFIQILSLERSNDPEYVDDLRYNVVQMFNCIVLATCESNKLREILFKLVEGIRKLLADENSDETLIAIINLIKDLQSIFGGNYDLEGRWIEEFYNKCMKSKNPELRIAVEKIKN; this is encoded by the coding sequence ATGGAGCGCAAAGATATAGAACAATGTTTATACAACGCTTTACAACCCGATGACTCCATCAGAAGAGAAGCAGAACTCAAAATCACAGATTTacaatctaaaaattattgttttttcttaCAAAACATTActaacatttttattgacCCAAACACTCCCGTACAGCTCAAAATGATAGCAGGAAtcattttgaaaaattctCTACACAGTTCAGATTCGAAAATCCAAGGAATTTATGAACAGAAATGGTGCGAAATGGCCCACGAGACAAGagaaattatgaaaaatttacttacaaatattttcgCAGATCAAAACGAGAAGATTTACAATTTAGCTGGTTCCGCAATCGGCTACATTGCGAGAATAGAATTGAATAATAATTTGtcttttgatttttttaataaaatggaGCAACAAGTCACAGAAGAAGCTAAATCTCCTGCTGTGTTTGAGGCAGTCTCAACATGTTGTGTCACTTTGTCAGACGAGacaaatttcaattttgatcaatttattgaaaatatttttaatatttgcaCAATGAAATTGGAACTCAAGCAGAGCTCAGTCATTGTAAAAGAAACaagtttaaaatgtttaatgAATTGTTTTAAGACGATTtctacaatttttaaaaatgaaaattttatattgaaatttttaaattgtattgCTATCACAGCTTCCACAGATCCCAaattgatttataaatctttaatttGTCTTAATAGATTTGTATTTCTAAATCATCAGATTATTTCTGATAAGATTCcagatattattaattacattaataatttctggAATTTTCCATCTGACAATGTTTCTGTGCAAGTTGTCGAATTCTGGACAATTTTGGCTGAAATTAAAGGAATTGATTacattgaaaaaaatttagattttttattgccAAACATTTTGCgattaatgaaaaaaaatgaagattaCAATGATCAAAGTTGGAATGCGCACAAAGCGTCGGCGTATTTTTTAGAGACGATTTCTGAGATTTATGGCtgtgaaatatttttcaataatactgtttttaaatttatagaaggCGAATTAAACTcagaagataaaaaaagaatagaTATAGGAGCCATTACATTAGGAAGCGTAATTACAAAGGAATGTGATCAACAActtgtaaattttataaaaattcttattttttacatgaGAGATTTAGAAATCCAAGAATCTTGCCTTTGGGCATTGGCAAAAATTTGTGAGactaattttttagcaGTTGTTGAACATTTGACTTCTTTGCTCCAACAAGCTTgtgaaattataattttaaaagaatcTTCTGCTACCACTGCGGCGTGGATTTTAAAttccatttttatttctttacaaaatttGAAAGTTAAAAAAGTCTACTCGGGTCGATTTCCGATTGAGACACAAATGGCTTTACGAGATTACGCGATCAAACAAATGAAAGAATATTACACAGAAATCTTGAAGATTCTGATTTCCGCTACAGAAAATGTCGCCTTGGAAAATTCGACTCTTCGTGTCGCGCTATTTTCAGCCATGGCTGAACAAATCAGACTCGGCGACTCTGAATATTCTGAAATGTTGGACAATGTGCTAGTTTAttgtcaaaataaaatttgcgAATGCGCTGCTGCAATTAACAAGGCTTCTGCCAATTATGTGCCGATTATTGAAGATgttttatcaaattatattattttatcagAATGTGTAGCAGCTAAAAGAAAGAAAGATTCttctttgattttattgCCTTCTTACATTTCCGTACTAAAAAGTCGATTTTCTTCCGCCATTGGGGAAGTTTACATTGCTGTCACTTCTAATATTCTagatttttctaataatctTGAAGATTTCGTCCCATTTATTATTAGAGATCTCGCATGTCTTGATTCTTTTATTCTCAAATCTACTATCAATTTAGTAGGTTGTATGGCAAATTCCATTcctcaaaatttttttcatttatctACTCAATTTATCCCACTTTTAGTACAAAATCTGAGTTCTAAACAAGTCGCCAAAGAAGTGAAGACACAAATTCTTTCTGTTTTTGGCGACATTGCCATGTCTCTAGAAATTAATTTTGAGCAATATCTGGAAATGTCCatgatgatttttattcaGATTTTAAGTTTAGAAAGATCAAATGATCCGGAATATGTAGACGATCTTCGGTATAATGTCGTACAAATGTTTAATTGTATTGTTTTGGCTACTTGTGAATCAAATAAGCTCAGagaaatactttttaaattagtaGAAGGAATAAGGAAATTATTAGCAGATGAGAATAGTGACGAGACATTGATagcaataataaatttaataaaagatttacaGTCCATTTTTGGAGGAAATTATGATTTAGAAGGAAGATGGATTGAagaattttacaataagtGTATGAAGTCTAAGAATCCAGAATTAAGAATAGCAGTAGaaaagattaaaaattaa
- a CDS encoding formin-like protein, whose product MNNNSKKIINDLEDKKIYINYPSSAILEKIKKFSIKTEVNKFKITGKIECKESLNIWKIFDKIFIIGPVWDSDTEYFSYKNSLNSVKKYLENVSKNQDFLYFTTNENIKLEKNILIIKNLDFDCILYNKVSSSIQTWLDLKDNHIVIIELDYDKLHHFAILIECIQIKMTKSLSSKIILQEIGCLSSFFKNLNTVERYKRYFQNLVNKKPEEAEILKLHQVIISNYPKLENFNDATIHFYIYKNKKIIKLINNKDGGELIYKDNFYIVLTDINCELSGDSTLCLKFEIDNQENTIFEFPLNIFYYKQGLYRYKKEDIMTIYNFPNDFKLDLVFLDTHKIENKIFTENNLIGGIKNINEMIKNKMNEEIYMKLSDQGFDKIISTFCGLMNYTEEESKNFINLLEIKGYRKITNVKPFKNTILDFNSEIRSTKIETFNKNSTIQVENKEGFYRNIQNREYKIIDFIIDEDYPKEIIKIKPKIKFKKKTDFKNKEDLTYKSIRHLHLVPITNKDESIFKDLGTVNYELDIEKFKKFFCVLNSKSNLEAKSKSHNNMTIDPKRLFLVSLALKHLSKKNINPENIYEMLKTKSKDIYIQDLLCLEKVFPTYEETYLLVTSDYNKLVLEEKIMLQYSKLVEVKKIVKISLFEQKFFDEIFLLEDLLEKFKFTFDKLIESQDLKIILRIFLDIGNLINHDFSTRSRKISGFKLSSLNLFLEYKGKEDFSLFQYFMECYDFTEIIINLQKDFKYLNIIRKEEYKKFKDKINYLIEKYKENLEIFSTLKNDKNTFSNFLFFVSEKLEDIKNKYEECRKRLNIIKKMFDEGDQKNINEILDVIEHLITKMKKYNQN is encoded by the coding sequence ATGAATAACAattcaaagaaaataatcaatGATTTAGAagataagaaaatttatataaattatccTAGTTCCGcaatattagaaaaaattaaaaaattttccatAAAAACAGAGGTcaataaattcaaaattacAGGCAAAATTGAATGTAAAGAAAGTTTAAATATCtggaaaatatttgataaaatttttataattggtCCTGTCTGGGATTCAGACAcagaatatttttcatataaaaattcgcTAAATtcagtaaaaaaatatttagaaaacgtttctaaaaatcaagattttttatatttcacgactaatgaaaatattaaattagaaaaaaacattttaataatcaaaaatcTTGATTTTGattgtattttatacaaCAAAGTATCCTCGTCAATACAAACTTGGCtagatttaaaagataatcATATTGTAATTATAGAATTAGATTATGATAAGTTACATCATTTCGCAATATTAATCGAATgtatacaaataaaaatgacaAAATCTTTGTCtagtaaaattatattacaaGAAATTGGATGTttatcttcattttttaaaaatttgaatacTGTTGaaagatataaaagatattttcaaaatttagtaaataaaaaaccagAAGAAgcagaaatattaaaattacaCCAAGTgataatttctaattatCCGAAAttggaaaattttaatgatgCGAcaatacatttttatatttacaaaaataaaaaaattattaaattgattaataataaagatgGCGGAGAATTGATCTATAAAgacaatttttatattgttttgaCAGATATAAATTGTGAATTGTCAGGTGACTCGACACTATGtctaaaatttgaaatagACAATCAAGAAAATACGATATTTGAATTccctttaaatattttttattataaacaaGGACTTTACAGGtacaaaaaagaagatataatgacgatttataattttccaaatgattttaaattagaTTTGGTATTTCTTGATACACacaaaatagaaaataaaatttttacagaaaacaatttaataggaggtataaaaaatataaatgaaatgataaaaaacaaaatgaaTGAAGAAATATACATGAAATTATCAGATCAAggatttgataaaataatatccACTTTTTGTGGATTGATGAACTACACGGAAGaagaatcaaaaaattttataaatttattggaAATTAAAGgatatagaaaaattacGAATGTCAAACCATTTAAAAACACAATACTCGATTTTAATAGCGAAATTCGTAGTACAAAAATAGAgacatttaataaaaactcGACGATTCAAgttgaaaataaagaaggtttttatagaaatattcaaaatagAGAATACAAAATCatagattttataattgacGAAGATTATCccaaagaaataattaaaattaagccaaaaatcaaatttaagaaaaaaacagaTTTTAAGAATAAGGAAGATTTGACCTATAAATCAATAAGGCATTTGCACTTGGTACCAATAACAAACAAAGATGAAAGTATTTTCAAGGATTTAGGAACTGTAAATTACGAATTagatattgaaaaatttaaaaaatttttctgcGTGCTAAATTCAAAGTCAAATTTAGAAGCTAAATCTAAATCCCATAATAATATGACGATCGATCcaaaaagattatttttagtatCTCTTGCcttaaaacatttaagtaaaaaaaatattaatccggaaaatatttatgaaatGTTAAAAACCAAATCTAAAGACATTTACATTCAAGATTTATTATGCCTTGAGAAAGTCTTCCCCACCTACGAAGAGACTTATTTATTAGTCACATCTGATTATAACAAGTTAGttttagaagaaaaaataatgttacaatattcaaaattagTCGAAGTAAAAAAGATAGTTAAGATTTCGTTATTTGAGCAAAAATTTTTCGacgaaatatttttactagaagatttattagaaaaatttaaatttacatttgacaaattaatagaaagtcaagatttaaaaataatattgagaatatttttagacatTGGAAATCTTATAAATCACGATTTTTCGACTAGAAGTCGAAAAATTTCAggatttaaattatcaagtcttaatttatttttagaatacAAAGgtaaagaagatttttcactttttcaatattttatggAATGTTACGATTTTAcagaaattattattaatttacaGAAAGAttttaagtatttaaatattattagaaaagaagagtataaaaaatttaaagataaaattaactatttaatagaaaaatataaagaaaatttggaaatttttagtacattgaaaaatgataaaaataccttttctaattttttatttttcgtATCTGAGAAATTggaagatataaaaaataaatatgaagagTGTAGGAAGAGATTGAATATAATTAAGAAGATGTTTGATGAAGGAGATCAAAAGAATATTAATGAGATATTAGATGTAATAGAACATTTAATTactaaaatgaaaaaatataatcaaaattaa
- a CDS encoding putative kinetochore protein NDC80, whose product MKRYTMTPISRKMQKLPLNGNKTPLQSRPSFAPEEKIRRDVRMLRDPNYKKTCSENVYKFLSENNFEGNLSQKTLQNPSNKDFQLIFKFIFSFIDDYEYTNKFEDDVINILKIIKYPYASEITRSQLTAITPHMWPIVLSMLSWLIDIMLNLENFKDLNSSENNIETFFNEFVSNGYLNYLQGNDDDQNLEEDFENNVQVLYSDLFKKIDLKKDELKKLEKEILELKSGFGDIENLEQKKNDLLEDLNSLISSQKQLENKKSKYSNIIKKTLEEIEIIENELKDLRNQHEEIKNKIEVQKLNPEDVKIMNKEKVELYEELEKITPEKEKLMINNKNLEKNLSEVIDEIEKLMFDFNNLREDLNFKFLKNFDKKFFNRDFDETRRTLENEHNKAIQRNEELKINKDTILNTKEEKEIILKDIETKIEYNQNKLISTGEIYLKKKKISEDEQKKNKNQMEGLERELLQLNLESNSSLIQSEQGLHKNKISLDIINNKCKQEKEAIKNLIFNFQNNMMNYKVSLKRINEKLQNLKNQQEN is encoded by the coding sequence ATGAAAAGATACACAATGACGCCAATCTCAAGGAAAATGCAGAAACTGCCATTAAATGGAAATAAAACTCCTTTACAGTCAAGGCCTTCTTTCGCTCcagaagaaaaaatcaGAAGAGACGTGAGAATGTTAAGAGACccaaattacaaaaaaacatgCTCAGAAAATGTCTACAAATTTCTAAGCGAAAATAATTTCGAGGGAAATTTATCTCAAAAAACTTTACAAAATCCTTCTAATAAGGATTTCCaactaatttttaaattcattttttcttttattgaTGACTACGAAtatacaaacaaatttgAAGATGATGTCATAAAcatcttaaaaattataaaatatcctTACGCTTCTGAAATTACAAGAAGTCAACTTACTGCTATTACTCCTCATATGTGGCCTATTGTACTAAGTATGTTATCTTGGTTAATTGATATAATGTTAAATCtggaaaattttaaagatttaaattcctcagaaaataatattgaaactttttttaatgaatttGTAAGTAACGGATATTTAAACTATTTACAAGGAAACGACGACGATCAAAATTTAGAAGAAGATTTCGAAAATAATGTGCAAGTTCTTTATAGCGacttatttaaaaaaatagacttgaaaaaagatgaattaaaaaaattagaaaaagaaattttagaattaaaatCTGGATTTGGAGACATAGAAAACTTAGaacaaaagaaaaatgatctactagaagatttaaataGTCTAATTTCTTCACAAAAAcaattagaaaataaaaaatcaaaatattcaaatattataaaaaaaacattggaagaaattgaaataattgaaaatgaaCTAAAAGATTTAAGAAATCAACacgaagaaataaaaaacaaaattgaagtacaaaaattaaaccccgaagatgtaaaaattatgaataaagaaaaagtgGAATTATACgaagaattagaaaaaattacacctgaaaaagaaaaattgatgataaataataaaaatttagaaaaaaatttatcggAAGTTATTGAcgaaatagaaaaattaatgttcgattttaacaatttgagagaagatttaaatttcaaatttttaaaaaattttgataaaaaatttttcaatcgAGATTTTGATGAAACTAGAAGAACTTTAGAAAATGAACATAATAAAGCAATACAAAGAAAcgaagaattaaaaattaataaagacacgattttaaatacaaaagaagaaaaagaaataattttaaaagatatagAAACTAAAATCGAATATAACcaaaataaacttattaGTACAGgagaaatatatttaaaaaagaagaaaattagCGAAGATgaacagaaaaaaaataaaaatcaaatggAAGGATTAGAAAGGGAATTAttacaattaaatttgGAATCAAATTCGTCTTTGATACAAAGCGAACAAGggttacataaaaataaaattagtttggatattataaataataaatgtaaACAGGAAAAAGAAgcgataaaaaatttgatatttaattttcagAATAATATGATGAATTATAAAGTGTCATTGAAGAGGATAAATGAgaaattacaaaatttgaaaaatcaacaagaaaattaa